A stretch of the Sphingosinithalassobacter tenebrarum genome encodes the following:
- a CDS encoding tetratricopeptide repeat-containing sulfotransferase family protein, with translation MTAVEEDRLAGAKAALKAGDHADALAQAEALLNETPEDLDTLYVAAVAARFAARYDVAQRHIAALRKVAPEYGRGWQEAGHLARDRGDPQAAIAAYRRACQYNPSLNASWSALADMIERSGGNAAEAAAARAQVARLAELPRELLAVTNMIHEGRILKAEALCRAFLQARPHHIEAMRLLADIGSRLGVLEDADFLLESAVEFEPDNVQLRLDYIQVLRKRQKFVAAREQAEYLYARDPESPLFQSHYAIESMQTGEYDRALTLFDTILARLPRDPATLTSRGHALKTMGRQEDAIASYRAAFAARPEQGDAWYALANLKTYNFTDGEVSQMHGLMARDDLALMDRVHLAFALGKAHEDRKEYAESFGFYEEGNSLKRFQTRYSADQMTEELAAQKQVCTPELFAKQAGKGDAAPDPIFILGLPRAGSTLLEQILASHSAIDGTLELPNILSLAHRLRGRKRGTERYPGILHDLPAEELAALGADYIENTRIHRAGAPFFIDKMPNNFRHIGLIHLILPNAKIIDARRDPMDCCFSGFKQLFAEGQEFTYGLTEIGRYYRDYVDLMDHWDAVLPEGRVLRVQHEDVLADLEGQVRRMLDYVGVDFEPACLEFHRTERAVRTASSEQVRRPLNRSGVAVWRHYEPWLGDLKAALGDLAPDTP, from the coding sequence ATGACCGCTGTTGAGGAAGACCGGCTCGCCGGAGCAAAGGCCGCGCTGAAGGCAGGCGACCACGCAGATGCGCTGGCGCAGGCCGAAGCGCTGCTGAACGAAACGCCCGAGGATCTCGACACGCTGTACGTCGCCGCCGTGGCGGCGCGCTTTGCCGCGCGGTACGACGTGGCGCAGCGTCATATCGCCGCGCTGCGCAAGGTGGCGCCCGAATATGGCCGTGGCTGGCAGGAGGCAGGGCATCTTGCCCGCGATCGCGGCGATCCGCAGGCGGCGATCGCGGCCTATCGCCGCGCCTGCCAGTACAACCCGTCGCTCAACGCGAGCTGGTCGGCGCTTGCCGACATGATCGAGCGCAGCGGCGGCAATGCGGCCGAAGCCGCGGCGGCGCGTGCGCAGGTGGCGCGACTGGCTGAGCTGCCGCGCGAACTGCTTGCAGTCACCAACATGATCCACGAAGGGCGCATTCTGAAGGCCGAGGCGCTGTGCCGCGCCTTTCTGCAGGCGCGTCCGCATCATATCGAAGCGATGCGCCTGCTCGCCGATATCGGCAGCCGCCTCGGCGTGCTCGAGGACGCCGATTTCCTGCTCGAAAGCGCGGTCGAATTCGAACCCGACAATGTCCAGCTGCGGCTCGACTACATCCAGGTGCTGCGCAAGCGCCAGAAATTCGTCGCCGCGCGCGAACAGGCCGAATATCTCTACGCGCGCGACCCGGAAAGCCCGCTGTTCCAGTCGCATTACGCGATCGAGAGCATGCAGACCGGTGAGTATGACCGGGCGCTGACGCTGTTCGACACGATCCTTGCCAGGCTTCCGCGCGATCCGGCGACGCTCACATCGCGCGGGCATGCGCTCAAGACGATGGGGCGGCAGGAGGATGCCATTGCCAGTTATCGCGCCGCCTTTGCCGCGCGGCCCGAACAGGGCGATGCCTGGTATGCGCTGGCCAATCTCAAGACCTATAATTTCACTGACGGCGAAGTGTCGCAGATGCATGGCCTGATGGCGCGCGACGATCTCGCGCTGATGGACCGCGTGCACCTCGCTTTCGCGCTCGGCAAGGCGCATGAGGATCGCAAGGAATATGCGGAAAGCTTCGGCTTTTACGAGGAAGGCAACAGCCTGAAGCGCTTTCAGACGCGCTACAGCGCCGACCAGATGACCGAGGAACTGGCGGCGCAGAAACAGGTCTGCACGCCCGAACTGTTCGCGAAACAGGCGGGAAAGGGCGATGCCGCGCCCGATCCGATCTTCATCCTCGGCCTGCCGCGTGCGGGGTCGACGCTATTGGAGCAGATACTCGCCTCGCACAGCGCAATCGACGGTACGCTCGAACTGCCCAACATCCTCTCGCTCGCGCACCGGCTGCGCGGGCGCAAGCGCGGGACCGAGCGCTATCCGGGCATCCTCCACGATCTGCCTGCCGAGGAGCTGGCCGCGCTCGGTGCCGATTATATCGAGAATACGCGTATCCACCGCGCGGGCGCGCCGTTCTTCATCGATAAGATGCCTAACAATTTCCGGCATATCGGGCTCATCCACCTGATCCTGCCGAATGCGAAGATCATCGACGCGCGACGCGATCCGATGGATTGTTGTTTCTCGGGTTTCAAGCAGCTCTTCGCCGAGGGGCAGGAGTTCACTTACGGCCTCACCGAGATCGGCCGCTATTATCGCGACTATGTCGATCTGATGGACCATTGGGACGCGGTGCTGCCCGAGGGGCGCGTACTGCGCGTGCAGCATGAGGACGTGCTTGCCGATCTGGAAGGGCAGGTGCGGCGGATGCTCGATTATGTCGGCGTCGATTTCGAGCCGGCGTGCCTCGAGTTTCACCGCACCGAACGCGCGGTGCGCACGGCAAGCTCGGAACAGGTGCGCCGCCCGCTCAATCGTTCGGGCGTCGCGGTGTGGCGTCACTATGAGCCGTGGCTCGGCGACCTCAAGGCCGCGCTGGGCGATCTCGCGCCCGATACACCCTAA
- the cydX gene encoding cytochrome bd-I oxidase subunit CydX codes for MWYFAWVLGLGLAVGVAILNGIWLEFQTDYDEDKTVLD; via the coding sequence ATGTGGTATTTCGCATGGGTATTGGGTCTCGGCCTCGCCGTGGGCGTAGCGATCCTCAACGGCATCTGGCTCGAATTCCAGACCGATTACGACGAAGACAAGACGGTTCTCGACTAA
- the cydB gene encoding cytochrome d ubiquinol oxidase subunit II, which translates to MSIPLDYETLRLIWWGLLGVLLIGFALTDGFDLGVTALLPFIARDDVERRLVINTISATWEGNQVWFILGGGAIFAAWPFVYAVSFSGFYLAMFLLLASLILRPVAFKYRSKHDDKGWRSRWDWALFVGGFVPALVFGVAVGNVLIGAPFRLDADLRSFYEGTLLGLFTPFALLTGLLSVAMLVLHGSGWLSMKVESGPVHDRARRWGQIAAVAAIALFALGGLYVAFGGLGYRITGVVDPNGPSNPFLTKTVAAPGAWLDNYGTYPWMLIAPVLGFLGPVLAFLGIRGGKDPLVFTGSSLATVGIISTVGLSMYPFILPSAIDPASSLTAFNASSSHGTLFTMLIVTVVFLPIVLLYTAWAYKVMFGRVTSEQVNNNPDYY; encoded by the coding sequence ATGTCCATCCCCCTCGACTATGAAACGCTCCGCCTGATCTGGTGGGGCCTGCTGGGCGTGCTGCTGATCGGCTTCGCGCTGACCGACGGCTTCGATCTCGGCGTCACCGCGCTGCTGCCCTTCATCGCGCGCGATGATGTCGAGCGCCGCCTGGTGATCAACACCATCAGCGCGACCTGGGAAGGCAACCAAGTCTGGTTCATCCTCGGCGGCGGCGCGATCTTCGCCGCCTGGCCTTTTGTCTATGCAGTCAGCTTCTCGGGCTTTTACCTGGCGATGTTCCTGCTGCTGGCATCGCTGATATTGCGACCGGTCGCGTTCAAATACCGCTCGAAGCACGACGACAAAGGCTGGCGTTCGCGGTGGGACTGGGCGCTGTTCGTCGGAGGCTTCGTACCTGCGTTGGTGTTCGGCGTCGCGGTGGGCAACGTCCTGATCGGCGCGCCCTTCCGACTCGATGCCGATCTGCGCAGCTTCTATGAAGGCACGCTGCTCGGCCTGTTCACGCCCTTCGCGCTGCTCACCGGCCTGTTGTCGGTGGCGATGCTGGTGCTGCACGGTTCGGGCTGGCTCAGCATGAAGGTCGAAAGCGGCCCCGTGCACGATCGTGCGCGTCGCTGGGGCCAGATCGCCGCAGTCGCCGCGATCGCGCTCTTCGCGCTCGGCGGCCTCTATGTCGCGTTCGGCGGGCTCGGCTACCGGATCACCGGCGTCGTCGATCCCAACGGTCCGTCCAATCCGTTCCTTACCAAGACAGTGGCGGCGCCTGGCGCATGGCTCGACAATTACGGCACCTATCCCTGGATGCTGATCGCACCGGTGCTCGGCTTCCTCGGCCCCGTGCTTGCCTTTCTCGGCATTCGCGGAGGCAAGGACCCGCTGGTCTTCACCGGCTCTTCGCTGGCGACGGTGGGGATTATTTCGACGGTCGGCCTGTCAATGTATCCGTTCATCCTGCCGAGCGCGATCGATCCGGCTTCCAGCCTGACCGCGTTCAACGCATCTTCCAGCCACGGAACGCTGTTCACGATGCTGATCGTGACGGTCGTCTTCCTGCCGATCGTGCTGCTCTACACCGCCTGGGCATATAAGGTGATGTTCGGCCGCGTGACCAGCGAGCAGGTCAACAACAACCCCGATTACTACTGA
- a CDS encoding cytochrome ubiquinol oxidase subunit I — protein sequence MDMAVVELSRLQFALTAMYHFLFVPLTLGLSFILVIMESLYVMTGREIWRDITRFWSKLFGINFVLGVATGLTMEFEFGTNWSYYSHYVGDIFGAPLAIEGLMAFFLEATFVGLMFFGWDRMTKRQHLFTTFMVALGSNLSALWILVANGWMQFPAGSEFNPDTMRMEVTNFVDVLFNPVAQAKFVHTVSAGYVTASVFVLGVSAFYLLKGRYLELAKRSFAVAAAFGLASSLSVVVLGDESGYALTDNQKMKLAAIEGAWETEPAPAGLAIFGLPSNSGRETRYEIKIPYVLGLISTRSLDGEVSGIKPLVEQAKVRIVNGLSAYDAVQKLRADPDDLAAREAFERSKADLGYALLLKRYVDDPRRATAGEIEQAAWNTVPNVPALFWLFRGMAGLGFFFIAFFGLALVYANARRFDRKWFLRLAVIVIPLPWIAAEFGWLVAEIGRQPWAVEGVLPTFLGVSSLTVADIWATIIGFTLLYGVLAVIEIRLMLATIRKGPEQYLPAPDPAPSAPHHAVPAE from the coding sequence ATGGATATGGCCGTCGTTGAGCTTTCACGGCTTCAGTTCGCACTGACAGCCATGTACCACTTCCTGTTCGTCCCGCTGACGCTCGGGCTTTCCTTCATCCTGGTGATCATGGAGAGCCTCTATGTGATGACGGGCCGCGAGATCTGGCGCGACATCACGCGCTTCTGGTCCAAGCTGTTCGGCATCAATTTCGTGCTCGGCGTCGCCACCGGGCTGACGATGGAATTCGAGTTCGGGACCAACTGGTCCTATTACTCGCATTATGTCGGCGACATTTTCGGCGCGCCGCTGGCGATCGAGGGGCTGATGGCCTTCTTCCTCGAAGCCACCTTCGTCGGGCTGATGTTCTTCGGCTGGGACCGGATGACCAAGCGCCAGCACCTGTTCACCACCTTCATGGTGGCGCTGGGCTCGAACCTCTCCGCGCTGTGGATCCTCGTGGCCAATGGCTGGATGCAATTCCCCGCGGGCTCGGAATTCAATCCCGACACGATGCGGATGGAAGTCACCAATTTCGTCGACGTGCTGTTCAATCCCGTCGCGCAGGCCAAGTTCGTACACACGGTGAGTGCAGGCTATGTGACCGCATCGGTGTTCGTGCTCGGCGTCTCGGCCTTCTATCTGCTCAAGGGACGCTATCTGGAGCTCGCCAAACGCAGCTTCGCGGTGGCGGCGGCGTTCGGCCTCGCTTCCTCGCTGTCGGTCGTCGTGCTGGGCGATGAAAGCGGCTATGCGCTGACCGACAACCAGAAGATGAAGCTCGCCGCGATCGAAGGCGCCTGGGAGACCGAACCGGCCCCTGCCGGCCTCGCCATCTTCGGCCTGCCGTCGAACAGCGGGCGCGAAACCAGATATGAGATCAAGATCCCCTATGTGCTGGGCCTGATCTCCACCCGCAGCCTCGACGGCGAAGTCAGCGGGATCAAGCCGCTGGTCGAACAGGCCAAGGTACGGATCGTCAACGGCCTTTCCGCCTATGACGCCGTGCAGAAGCTGCGCGCCGATCCCGACGACCTTGCCGCGCGCGAGGCGTTCGAGCGGAGCAAGGCCGATCTGGGCTATGCGCTGCTGCTCAAACGCTATGTCGACGATCCGCGCCGCGCAACGGCCGGAGAAATCGAACAGGCGGCCTGGAATACCGTGCCCAATGTCCCGGCGCTGTTCTGGCTGTTCCGCGGCATGGCGGGGCTCGGCTTCTTCTTCATCGCCTTTTTCGGTCTGGCGCTGGTCTATGCCAATGCGCGCCGATTCGACCGCAAATGGTTCCTGCGACTTGCGGTGATCGTGATCCCGCTGCCGTGGATCGCGGCGGAGTTCGGCTGGCTGGTTGCGGAGATCGGACGGCAGCCCTGGGCGGTCGAAGGCGTGCTGCCGACCTTCCTCGGCGTGTCGAGCCTGACCGTGGCCGATATCTGGGCCACCATCATCGGCTTCACATTGCTCTACGGTGTGCTGGCGGTGATCGAAATCCGGCTGATGCTGGCGACCATCAGGAAAGGGCCCGAGCAATATCTGCCCGCGCCCGATCCCGCGCCGTCCGCTCCCCATCACGCCGTTCCGGCCGAATAA
- a CDS encoding ATP-binding cassette domain-containing protein, which yields MRNYSNAGWFWLIDLVGAAWFAWGIAEAVSRSAAGLSDHYYAYAAIVGGGLMRAASVYAVQHFAIAKAQRGGGVLRARLFRRLLGMPLATAPSLGGSAVLAIDYVRTIEDYEARFVPARLAATLAPLAVIAIVACASLVAAAILFVTLIPFILGMIFAGTAARRASERQLAALGDLSGLFVDRVRTLPIIRHFGAEERIARQVQGATREVADRTVAVLRAAFLSSAVLEFFSALAVALVAVYCGFSLLGMLPFPDPETLTLREAFFALAMAPEFYLPMRRLAAAYHEKQMGEAAHAELAALPEPAPQPAAAPWAGLRAQALTIAWPGHAIGPLDFEIGATGLIALTGPTGSGKTSVLAAIAGQVQPASGQVTPVAPGDIAWAAQHPLILPGTLRDNLALAAPDAPDAAIAEAVGAVGLDQLTESRGIDLPLDHRGSGLSGGERRRLGLARAILSGRPLLLCDEPTADLDDAAARDVVTLLTILAANHAVIVATHDARLIAAAQGEVAL from the coding sequence ATGAGAAATTATAGCAATGCCGGGTGGTTCTGGCTGATCGATCTGGTCGGGGCCGCGTGGTTCGCATGGGGCATTGCCGAAGCGGTAAGTCGTTCCGCCGCCGGGCTTTCCGACCATTATTATGCCTATGCCGCGATCGTCGGCGGCGGGCTTATGCGTGCGGCGTCGGTTTACGCGGTTCAGCATTTTGCAATTGCGAAGGCGCAGCGGGGAGGGGGCGTCCTTCGCGCCAGGCTGTTCCGGCGGCTGCTCGGCATGCCGCTCGCCACGGCCCCGTCGCTCGGCGGGTCGGCGGTGCTGGCAATCGACTATGTCCGCACGATCGAGGACTATGAAGCGCGGTTCGTGCCGGCTCGGCTCGCCGCGACGCTCGCGCCGCTTGCGGTGATCGCGATTGTCGCCTGTGCCAGCCTGGTAGCGGCGGCGATTCTGTTCGTGACGCTGATTCCCTTCATCCTTGGCATGATCTTCGCGGGGACGGCGGCGCGGCGCGCTTCGGAACGTCAGCTCGCGGCGCTGGGCGATCTTTCGGGGCTGTTCGTCGATCGCGTGCGCACGCTGCCGATCATCCGCCATTTCGGCGCCGAGGAACGGATCGCGCGCCAGGTGCAGGGCGCGACGCGCGAAGTCGCCGACCGCACCGTTGCGGTGCTGCGCGCGGCATTCCTGTCGAGTGCGGTGCTCGAATTCTTCTCGGCGCTCGCGGTGGCTCTGGTCGCGGTCTATTGCGGGTTCAGCCTGCTCGGCATGCTGCCCTTTCCCGATCCCGAAACTCTGACGCTGCGCGAGGCCTTTTTCGCCCTCGCAATGGCGCCGGAATTCTATCTGCCGATGCGGCGGCTGGCCGCCGCCTATCACGAAAAGCAGATGGGCGAGGCGGCGCACGCGGAACTGGCGGCGCTGCCCGAGCCCGCGCCGCAGCCTGCGGCCGCGCCCTGGGCGGGGCTGCGCGCGCAGGCGCTGACGATCGCATGGCCCGGCCATGCGATCGGCCCGCTCGATTTCGAAATCGGGGCGACCGGGCTGATCGCGCTCACGGGTCCGACCGGCAGCGGCAAGACCAGCGTGCTCGCCGCGATCGCCGGGCAAGTGCAGCCCGCTTCGGGGCAGGTGACACCAGTCGCGCCTGGCGACATCGCATGGGCCGCGCAGCATCCGCTGATCCTGCCCGGCACGCTGCGCGACAATCTGGCGCTCGCCGCTCCCGATGCGCCCGATGCCGCCATTGCCGAGGCGGTAGGCGCGGTGGGGCTCGATCAGTTGACCGAATCGCGCGGGATCGATCTGCCGCTCGACCATCGCGGATCGGGACTTTCCGGGGGCGAGCGAAGACGGCTCGGGCTGGCGCGCGCGATATTGTCGGGTCGCCCGCTGCTGCTCTGTGATGAACCCACCGCCGACCTCGACGATGCCGCGGCGCGGGACGTCGTTACGCTGCTGACGATATTGGCGGCAAACCACGCCGTGATCGTCGCGACGCATGACGCGCGGCTGATCGCCGCTGCCCAGGGCGAGGTGGCGCTGTGA
- a CDS encoding amino acid ABC transporter ATP-binding/permease protein → MKRRDDTQLLQGASKTLLRLAFLCALLAGISSILLLALSGWFLTAAAIAGAAGPVAAMAFNYLIPSAAIRALAIIRTVARYGERLLSHRGALGAMAALRGSLFGKLAAQDSRTAPDLSGGDASARLIGDIEALEDLVVRRPTRPASLIAAIFAVGLTFWAGWPAALALAAMLAVLPSLLGRAARRLTREPAAQAADALGELRTAYIDYAAARPDIIAYGLGERVTAQLLALAEPMDRARAALFRGEGLIAGLLVAYGCLAAAIVLALATSPAADVALGLLAATASVESMAAFARTAIRQASVEQGIARLSVLSALEGTPQKQAHVPVGAVPIALGDTEVAPGDRVAIAGRSGSGKTRILEALAGLRPPHHALRVDGVEAGACPPDMLRAQFALAPQDAVLIAGSIADNLRLARPGVTAGEMAEALRVTCLDMRIAAMTEGFDTPLSEAGGTLSGGERKRLSLARALLAGRPWLLLDEPTEGLDAATEAELVHRLGQWLDATGTGLILVSHRPAPLALAARSVEVEAIAVREG, encoded by the coding sequence GTGAAGCGACGGGACGATACGCAATTGCTTCAGGGTGCGAGCAAGACGCTGTTGCGCCTCGCCTTTCTCTGCGCGCTGCTGGCGGGGATTTCCTCGATCCTGCTGCTTGCCCTGTCGGGCTGGTTCCTTACCGCCGCCGCCATCGCGGGCGCGGCGGGGCCGGTCGCGGCGATGGCGTTCAACTATCTCATTCCCAGCGCCGCGATCCGTGCGCTGGCGATCATCCGCACCGTCGCGCGCTATGGCGAGCGGCTGCTGTCGCATCGCGGCGCGCTCGGTGCGATGGCGGCGCTGCGCGGCAGCCTGTTCGGCAAGCTCGCGGCGCAGGACAGCCGCACCGCGCCCGACCTTTCGGGCGGTGATGCCAGCGCGCGGTTGATCGGCGATATCGAGGCCCTCGAGGATCTCGTCGTCCGTCGACCCACCCGTCCGGCAAGCCTGATCGCGGCGATCTTCGCGGTCGGGCTCACCTTCTGGGCCGGCTGGCCGGCTGCGCTCGCGCTGGCGGCGATGCTCGCCGTACTGCCCTCGCTGCTCGGCAGGGCCGCGCGGCGGCTGACGCGTGAACCTGCGGCGCAGGCGGCTGATGCGCTCGGCGAGTTGCGTACCGCCTATATCGACTATGCCGCCGCCCGCCCCGATATCATTGCCTATGGCCTGGGCGAGCGCGTGACCGCGCAATTGCTGGCGCTTGCTGAGCCGATGGACCGTGCGCGAGCGGCGCTGTTCCGCGGCGAGGGACTCATTGCCGGGCTGCTAGTCGCCTATGGCTGTCTCGCCGCCGCGATCGTGCTGGCGCTCGCCACCAGCCCCGCCGCCGATGTCGCGCTCGGGCTGCTCGCTGCCACCGCTTCGGTCGAATCGATGGCAGCGTTCGCACGCACCGCGATCCGCCAGGCGAGCGTCGAACAGGGAATCGCGCGCCTGTCGGTGCTGAGCGCGCTCGAAGGGACGCCGCAAAAGCAGGCGCATGTCCCCGTCGGCGCCGTGCCGATCGCGCTCGGAGACACCGAAGTGGCTCCGGGGGATCGCGTCGCGATTGCCGGGCGTTCGGGATCGGGAAAGACGCGTATTCTCGAAGCGTTGGCCGGGCTGCGGCCGCCGCATCATGCGCTGCGTGTCGACGGAGTCGAGGCCGGTGCCTGCCCGCCCGACATGCTGCGCGCGCAATTCGCGCTGGCGCCGCAGGACGCCGTGCTGATTGCTGGCAGCATCGCCGACAATCTGCGCCTCGCCCGGCCGGGTGTGACTGCCGGGGAAATGGCCGAGGCATTGCGTGTCACTTGTCTCGACATGCGCATCGCGGCGATGACGGAAGGGTTCGATACGCCGCTGTCCGAAGCGGGCGGCACCTTGTCGGGGGGCGAACGCAAGCGGCTGTCGCTGGCGCGTGCGCTGCTGGCGGGGCGCCCGTGGCTGCTTCTCGACGAGCCCACCGAAGGGCTCGACGCGGCGACGGAGGCCGAGCTGGTGCACCGGCTTGGTCAGTGGCTCGATGCTACCGGAACCGGACTGATCCTGGTCTCGCACCGGCCTGCACCGCTCGCGCTGGCGGCTCGCAGCGTGGAGGTCGAAGCGATCGCGGTTCGAGAGGGTTGA
- a CDS encoding ArsR/SmtB family transcription factor: MTTTPDTETTADLLRALGHATRLELVRALREGERSVGDIEAATGVSQPGLSQQLAVLRKADLVTTRREAKQVFYRLNTERFAALAKLCGELAAPGGEPPSPPGDLPGGSSAAVFARVG; this comes from the coding sequence ATGACCACCACGCCCGACACCGAAACCACCGCCGATCTGCTGCGCGCGCTGGGCCATGCCACGCGTCTCGAGCTGGTCCGCGCACTGCGCGAGGGCGAACGCAGCGTCGGCGATATCGAAGCCGCCACCGGCGTCAGCCAGCCCGGCCTCTCGCAACAGCTCGCGGTGCTGCGCAAGGCCGATCTGGTGACGACGCGGCGCGAGGCGAAACAGGTTTTCTATCGCCTCAACACCGAACGCTTCGCGGCGCTGGCGAAGCTGTGCGGCGAACTCGCGGCGCCCGGCGGCGAACCGCCGTCGCCCCCCGGTGATTTGCCCGGCGGATCGAGCGCGGCGGTCTTCGCGCGCGTGGGCTGA
- a CDS encoding peroxiredoxin translates to MNQDIASTPIGATPRLGMPLPNFTARTTHGVKSLSDFQGSWLVLFSHPSDFTPVCTSEFMAIARAAERFAALDCALMALSIDSLYSHFAWIRLIHERFDVKVDFPIIEDPTLEIARAYGMVPPDARDASTVRYTYFIDPRGLLRASTCYPTEIGRSVEEMLRMVAALQRADATGHLAPAGWEPGKELLRAPTQDIGNVFAAQSPVDWFYAPVEDKTS, encoded by the coding sequence TTGAACCAGGATATCGCCTCGACACCCATCGGCGCCACGCCCCGCCTCGGTATGCCGCTGCCCAATTTCACTGCGCGCACCACGCATGGGGTGAAATCACTTTCCGATTTTCAGGGATCGTGGCTGGTGCTGTTTTCGCATCCGTCGGATTTCACTCCGGTCTGCACGAGCGAATTCATGGCGATCGCGCGCGCGGCGGAGCGGTTCGCGGCGCTCGATTGCGCGCTGATGGCGCTCTCGATCGACAGCCTTTACTCGCATTTCGCCTGGATCCGGCTGATCCACGAACGCTTCGACGTGAAGGTCGATTTCCCGATTATCGAGGACCCGACACTCGAAATCGCCCGCGCCTACGGAATGGTGCCGCCCGACGCGCGCGACGCTTCGACGGTGCGCTACACCTATTTCATCGATCCGCGCGGGCTGCTGCGCGCCTCAACCTGCTATCCCACCGAAATCGGCCGGTCGGTCGAGGAAATGCTGCGCATGGTGGCCGCGCTGCAACGCGCCGACGCCACCGGACACCTCGCGCCCGCCGGATGGGAGCCGGGCAAGGAATTGCTGCGCGCGCCGACTCAGGACATCGGCAATGTCTTCGCCGCGCAAAGCCCGGTCGACTGGTTCTACGCCCCGGTCGAGGACAAGACGTCATGA
- a CDS encoding sulfite exporter TauE/SafE family protein, producing MLDLTPLQYGLGAVSGLLVGFALGLVGGGGSILAVPLLAYLVGVPGAHVAIGTSALAVAVNAATGLASHARAHNVKWRCGAMYAFAGVFGALAGSTLGKAVDGERLLFLFALLMLVVAGLMLRTRKDEGSPDVQCERSNAPRVLGFGAATGAFSGFFGIGGGFLIVPGLIASTGMPMINAVGTSLVAVTAFGLTTAFNYALSGYVDWPLAGIFIGGGVVGGLAGTMLARRLSSGGSLKQVFAILIFVVAFYMLWRSFAG from the coding sequence ATGCTCGATCTCACTCCCCTGCAATATGGCCTCGGTGCCGTTTCCGGTTTGCTTGTCGGGTTTGCGCTCGGATTGGTCGGCGGCGGCGGTTCGATTCTCGCGGTGCCGCTGCTTGCCTATCTGGTCGGCGTTCCCGGCGCGCATGTCGCGATCGGCACCAGCGCGCTTGCGGTCGCGGTCAATGCGGCGACTGGGCTCGCCAGCCATGCCCGCGCGCATAACGTCAAATGGCGCTGCGGGGCGATGTATGCCTTTGCCGGGGTCTTCGGCGCGCTCGCCGGGTCGACACTGGGCAAGGCCGTGGATGGCGAGCGATTGCTGTTCCTCTTCGCGTTGCTGATGCTGGTCGTCGCCGGACTGATGCTGCGCACGCGCAAGGACGAAGGAAGCCCTGACGTCCAGTGCGAGCGGAGCAACGCGCCGCGCGTGCTCGGTTTCGGCGCGGCGACCGGCGCCTTTTCGGGCTTTTTCGGGATTGGCGGCGGTTTTCTGATCGTGCCGGGGCTGATCGCGTCGACCGGGATGCCGATGATTAACGCGGTCGGTACCTCGCTTGTCGCTGTGACGGCGTTCGGGCTGACGACGGCATTCAACTATGCGCTGTCGGGCTATGTCGACTGGCCGCTCGCGGGAATCTTCATCGGCGGCGGCGTAGTCGGCGGGCTGGCGGGGACAATGCTCGCGCGGCGCCTCTCCTCGGGCGGGAGCCTGAAACAGGTGTTCGCGATCCTGATCTTCGTCGTCGCCTTCTATATGCTCTGGCGGAGCTTTGCCGGATGA
- a CDS encoding helix-turn-helix domain-containing protein, producing MSVIPDKEARCQEIARRIATGKGVVEACREIGISERTFARWRRERREAGTH from the coding sequence ATGAGCGTGATCCCCGACAAGGAAGCCCGGTGCCAGGAAATCGCGCGGCGCATCGCCACGGGCAAGGGCGTGGTCGAGGCATGCCGCGAAATCGGCATTTCCGAACGCACCTTCGCCCGCTGGCGCCGCGAACGGCGCGAGGCGGGCACGCACTGA